A window of Thermithiobacillus tepidarius DSM 3134 contains these coding sequences:
- the murJ gene encoding murein biosynthesis integral membrane protein MurJ, producing MSRTLLKGVMTIGANTMVSRVLGFVRDVILARAFGASALGDAFFVAFRIPNLFRRLFGEGAFSQAFIPVLGEYKATRSDRETQDFVDDVTGWLSLALVVVTALGMLAAPWVVMVIAPGFSAHPDKFALTVELLRITFPYLFFISLTALAGGILNTYGKFSVPAFTPVFLNLAMIFAALVLAPWLGNPAVAVAWGVFLGGLVQLLFQVPFLRQIGRLPRPRLRRRDPGVAKVLKLMGPAIFGSSVAQLNLFLSTILASFLATGSVSYLYYSDRLVEFPLGVFGVALGTVVLPALSQQQALQDHEHFNKTLDWALRLVLIIGIPATVGLLVLGQPLLISLFRYGAFDMHAVEMSQRSLIGYGLGIVPIIAVRVLAPAFYARQNTRTPVKIAVVALIANMVFSLLLIWPLAHAGLALATSLAAVVNAMLLYLALRRASAYAPRPGWVALVLKVIAASALMGVALYWLQGEAAQWLTLDMPGRLLWLAGLVSAGMAIFFVAAWLLAIPELRQLLRRKKTHG from the coding sequence TTGAGCAGAACCTTGCTAAAGGGCGTCATGACCATCGGCGCCAACACCATGGTGTCGCGCGTCCTGGGTTTCGTGCGCGACGTCATCCTGGCCCGCGCCTTCGGCGCCTCCGCCTTGGGCGACGCCTTTTTCGTCGCCTTCCGCATTCCCAACCTGTTCCGCCGCCTCTTCGGCGAGGGCGCCTTTTCCCAGGCCTTCATCCCGGTGCTGGGCGAGTACAAGGCCACGCGCTCCGACCGGGAAACCCAGGATTTCGTGGACGACGTGACCGGCTGGCTGAGCCTCGCGCTCGTCGTCGTGACCGCGCTCGGCATGCTGGCCGCTCCCTGGGTGGTCATGGTCATCGCGCCCGGCTTCAGCGCTCATCCGGACAAGTTCGCACTCACCGTCGAACTCCTGCGCATCACCTTTCCCTACCTCTTCTTCATTTCGCTGACCGCGCTGGCGGGCGGCATTCTCAATACCTACGGCAAGTTCTCGGTGCCGGCCTTCACTCCGGTCTTCCTGAACCTCGCCATGATCTTCGCTGCCCTGGTGCTCGCGCCCTGGCTGGGCAACCCTGCCGTGGCAGTGGCCTGGGGCGTGTTCCTGGGCGGCCTGGTGCAACTGCTTTTTCAGGTACCCTTCCTGCGCCAGATCGGCCGCTTGCCCCGCCCGCGGCTACGGCGCCGCGATCCGGGCGTGGCCAAGGTGCTGAAGCTCATGGGCCCGGCCATCTTCGGCTCCTCGGTGGCCCAGCTCAATCTCTTTCTCAGCACCATTCTCGCCTCCTTTCTGGCCACCGGCAGCGTATCCTACCTCTACTACTCCGACCGGCTGGTGGAGTTTCCGCTCGGGGTCTTCGGCGTGGCCCTGGGAACCGTGGTCCTGCCCGCTTTGTCACAGCAACAAGCCTTGCAGGACCATGAGCACTTCAACAAGACCCTGGACTGGGCCTTGCGCCTGGTGCTCATCATCGGCATTCCCGCCACCGTCGGGCTGCTGGTGCTGGGACAGCCGCTGCTCATCAGCCTGTTCCGCTACGGCGCTTTCGACATGCATGCGGTGGAAATGAGCCAGCGCAGCCTGATCGGCTACGGCCTGGGCATCGTGCCCATCATCGCCGTGCGGGTCTTGGCACCGGCCTTCTACGCGCGTCAGAATACCCGGACGCCGGTCAAGATCGCCGTGGTCGCCCTGATCGCCAACATGGTCTTCAGCCTGTTGCTGATCTGGCCCCTGGCGCATGCGGGCCTGGCCCTGGCCACATCCCTGGCGGCCGTGGTCAACGCCATGCTGCTGTACTTGGCGCTGCGCCGCGCCAGCGCCTATGCGCCGCGCCCGGGCTGGGTGGCGCTCGTCCTCAAGGTGATCGCGGCGAGCGCCCTCATGGGTGTGGCGCTATACTGGCTGCAGGGCGAGGCGGCCCAGTGGCTGACGCTCGACATGCCCGGCCGGTTGCTGTGGCTGGCCGGGCTCGTATCCGCGGGCATGGCCATCTTTTTTGTCGCGGCGTGGCTGCTGGCCATCCCTGAACTGAGGCAGTTGTTAAGGAGGAAAAAAACCCATGGCTGA
- a CDS encoding DUF2203 family protein produces MAEVNSREAAGRRQRIVSIRPLGEHRIFTLEEALELFSLVRRITATSAAELEPVSVRLREPFSFNDEITVLEKEYERIVRRWVAKMERLGLVVKGLWLVDFDTGDGYLCWKFPELELGHYHPYDKGFSGRRPLAEVLAVEQPDWA; encoded by the coding sequence ATGGCTGAGGTGAATTCCCGCGAGGCCGCCGGGCGAAGGCAACGCATCGTCAGCATCCGGCCGCTGGGCGAACACCGGATTTTCACCCTGGAAGAGGCGCTCGAGCTCTTTTCCCTGGTGCGGCGCATCACCGCGACCAGCGCCGCCGAACTGGAACCGGTCAGCGTGCGCCTGCGCGAGCCGTTCAGCTTCAACGATGAAATCACGGTCCTGGAAAAGGAATATGAACGCATCGTGCGCCGCTGGGTGGCGAAGATGGAACGGCTCGGCCTGGTCGTGAAGGGGCTGTGGCTGGTGGATTTCGATACCGGCGACGGCTATCTGTGCTGGAAATTCCCGGAGCTGGAGCTGGGCCACTACCACCCCTACGACAAGGGCTTCAGCGGCCGCCGCCCGCTGGCGGAAGTTCTCGCCGTGGAACAGCCGGACTGGGCCTGA
- a CDS encoding bifunctional riboflavin kinase/FAD synthetase, translating into MHNKIRIYTRPEQIPGLEHGSAVTIGNFDGVHLGHQTIVRRAMAQGLPAVVMTFEPHPREFFDPARAPARLSSLREKAAALETLGLERLLCLPFRRQLAELSPEDFVSRILVQGLHARWVLVGHDFRFGGQRRGDLALLERLGARHGFQVAVTPPVCLDGERISSTGLRQHLAAGELARAERELGRPYAICGRVVHGDKRGRALGFPTANLPLYGRKPVMTGVFAVLAETSDGRRLPAVANLGTRPTVDGARAVLEVHVLDGAPDLYGQRLFVHFLCKIRAERRFSGLDELKNQIARDVQEARALFQSPALRQNHGL; encoded by the coding sequence ATGCACAACAAGATCCGGATCTATACCAGGCCCGAGCAGATCCCCGGCCTCGAGCACGGCAGCGCGGTCACCATCGGCAATTTCGATGGCGTCCACCTGGGCCACCAGACCATCGTGCGCCGCGCCATGGCGCAGGGCCTGCCTGCCGTGGTCATGACCTTCGAGCCGCACCCCCGCGAGTTTTTCGATCCCGCGCGCGCGCCGGCGCGCTTGAGCAGCCTGCGCGAAAAGGCCGCCGCTCTGGAAACGCTGGGCCTGGAGCGGCTGCTCTGCCTGCCTTTCCGCCGGCAGCTGGCAGAACTTTCGCCGGAGGACTTCGTCAGCCGCATTCTGGTGCAAGGTCTGCATGCCCGCTGGGTGCTGGTGGGCCACGACTTCCGCTTCGGCGGTCAGCGCCGCGGCGACTTGGCGCTGCTGGAACGGCTGGGCGCCCGCCATGGCTTCCAGGTGGCAGTGACGCCGCCGGTGTGCCTGGACGGCGAGCGCATCAGCAGCACCGGTCTGCGCCAGCACCTGGCGGCCGGCGAGCTGGCCCGCGCGGAGCGGGAGCTGGGCCGGCCCTACGCCATTTGCGGCCGGGTCGTGCACGGCGACAAGCGGGGACGGGCGCTGGGCTTTCCCACCGCCAACCTGCCCCTCTACGGCCGCAAGCCGGTGATGACCGGCGTCTTCGCGGTGCTCGCCGAAACCTCCGACGGCCGGCGTCTGCCCGCCGTGGCCAACCTGGGCACGCGGCCCACGGTGGACGGCGCCCGCGCCGTGCTGGAAGTGCACGTGCTCGACGGCGCCCCCGACCTTTACGGCCAGCGGCTTTTCGTGCATTTTCTGTGTAAAATCCGCGCGGAGCGCCGCTTTTCCGGCCTGGACGAACTCAAAAACCAGATCGCCCGGGACGTGCAGGAAGCGCGCGCCCTGTTCCAGAGCCCAGCACTCAGGCAAAACCATGGATTATAA
- the ileS gene encoding isoleucine--tRNA ligase: MDYKDTLNLPQTDFPMQGNLPKREPAILARWRDMGLYQRLRRHNAGKPKFILHDGPPYANGSIHIGHAVNKVLKDIVVKSKQLAGFDAPYVPGWDCHGLPIELNVEKKLGKVGQKVDAKTFRQACRDYAASQVEGQKADFQRLGVLGDWNDPYLTMDYGYEANIIRELGRLTLNGDLYRGAKPVHWCVECGSALAEAEVEYQDRSDPAIDVAFAVADPSDLARRAGLADPVAAQIVIWTTTPWTLPANQAVAVHPDLDYVLVRAGDRQLILAAALMEAALARYGLPAPEVLARFPGRALEGLVLQHPFLDRLVPVITGEHVTLDAGTGAVHTAPGHGQDDYQVGLRYNLTVDNPVDDRGVFKPETAFFTGQHVFKANPQVVELLRERGALLHLEDYPHSYPHCWRHKTPLIFRATPQWFIGMDRHGLRDNALRAIDATRWIPDWGQGRIHSMVANRPDWCISRQRSWGVPIALFTCSHCGEPLRDADTFERVAQAVEQAGVDAWYDRPAADFLPADARCGHCNGAAFDKVTDILDVWFDSGVSHACVLEQRPELRSPADLYLEGSDQHRGWFQSSLLTSVATRGRAPYQAVLTHGFTVDGEGRKMSKSLGNVIAPQQVIDKWGADILRLWVAAEDYRGEIRISEEILKRLGDNYRRIRNTARYILGNLHGFDPARHALPVDQLLELDRWALAQAHRVQQEVVAAYADYAFLRIAQRVHHFCAIDLGAFYLDVLKDRLYTTQADSRAHRSAQTAMWHTLEAMTRWLAPILSFTAEEIWSHLPGRGAEDSVFLSGYYALPEVADSDALLAEWEQLLALRGAVSQVLEGLRQSGQIGSGLDAELTLYVDDAWRARIGARADELRFLFITSDVALRPLAEHGDLPEILPGLAVAARATSNAKCVRCWHRRADVGSHAEHPALCGRCVENVAGAGERRGFV, translated from the coding sequence ATGGATTATAAAGATACCCTCAACCTGCCGCAGACCGATTTCCCCATGCAGGGCAATCTGCCCAAGCGCGAACCCGCCATCCTGGCGCGCTGGCGCGACATGGGCCTGTATCAGCGGCTGCGGCGGCACAATGCGGGCAAGCCCAAGTTCATCCTCCACGACGGCCCGCCCTACGCCAACGGCAGCATCCACATCGGCCACGCCGTCAACAAGGTGCTCAAGGACATCGTCGTCAAGTCCAAGCAGCTGGCGGGCTTCGACGCCCCCTACGTGCCCGGCTGGGACTGCCACGGCCTGCCCATCGAGCTCAACGTGGAAAAGAAGCTCGGCAAGGTGGGCCAGAAGGTGGACGCCAAGACCTTCCGGCAAGCCTGCCGGGACTACGCGGCCAGCCAGGTGGAGGGCCAGAAAGCCGACTTCCAGCGCCTGGGCGTGCTCGGCGACTGGAACGATCCCTACCTCACCATGGATTATGGCTACGAAGCCAACATCATCCGCGAGCTGGGCAGGCTGACCCTCAACGGCGACCTCTACCGCGGCGCCAAGCCGGTGCACTGGTGCGTGGAGTGCGGCAGCGCCCTGGCCGAGGCCGAGGTCGAATACCAGGACCGCAGCGATCCCGCCATCGACGTGGCCTTCGCGGTGGCCGATCCGAGCGACCTGGCGCGTCGGGCGGGTCTGGCCGATCCGGTGGCGGCCCAGATCGTCATCTGGACCACCACGCCCTGGACCCTGCCCGCCAACCAGGCGGTGGCCGTGCATCCGGATCTCGACTACGTGCTGGTGCGCGCCGGCGACCGGCAGCTCATCCTGGCGGCGGCGCTCATGGAAGCGGCCCTGGCGCGCTACGGCCTGCCGGCGCCCGAAGTGCTGGCCCGCTTCCCGGGCCGCGCCTTGGAAGGTCTCGTGTTGCAGCATCCCTTCCTGGATCGGCTCGTGCCGGTCATCACCGGCGAGCACGTCACCCTGGACGCCGGCACCGGCGCCGTGCACACCGCCCCCGGCCACGGCCAGGACGACTACCAGGTCGGCCTGCGCTACAACCTGACGGTGGACAATCCCGTGGACGACCGCGGCGTGTTCAAGCCGGAAACCGCCTTCTTCACCGGCCAGCACGTCTTCAAGGCCAATCCGCAGGTGGTGGAACTCCTGCGCGAGCGCGGCGCGCTGCTGCACCTCGAGGACTATCCGCACAGCTATCCGCACTGCTGGCGCCATAAGACCCCGCTCATCTTCCGCGCCACCCCCCAGTGGTTCATCGGCATGGACCGCCACGGCCTGCGCGACAACGCCCTGCGCGCCATCGACGCGACCCGCTGGATCCCCGACTGGGGCCAGGGGCGCATCCACAGCATGGTGGCCAACCGCCCGGACTGGTGCATCTCGCGCCAACGCAGCTGGGGCGTGCCCATCGCCCTCTTCACCTGCAGCCACTGCGGCGAACCCCTGCGCGATGCCGACACCTTCGAGCGCGTGGCGCAGGCGGTGGAACAGGCCGGCGTCGATGCCTGGTATGACCGCCCCGCCGCCGATTTCCTGCCGGCCGATGCCCGTTGCGGGCACTGCAATGGGGCCGCCTTCGACAAGGTCACCGACATCCTGGACGTATGGTTCGACTCCGGCGTCTCCCACGCCTGCGTGCTGGAACAGCGCCCCGAGCTCCGCAGCCCCGCCGATCTCTACCTGGAGGGCTCCGACCAGCATCGCGGCTGGTTCCAGTCGAGCCTGCTCACCAGCGTGGCCACGCGCGGGCGCGCGCCCTACCAGGCGGTGCTCACTCATGGCTTCACCGTGGACGGCGAAGGCCGTAAGATGAGCAAGTCCCTGGGCAACGTGATCGCCCCGCAGCAGGTCATCGACAAGTGGGGCGCGGACATCCTGCGCCTGTGGGTGGCGGCCGAGGACTACCGCGGCGAGATCCGCATCTCCGAGGAAATCCTCAAGCGCCTTGGCGACAACTACCGGCGCATCCGCAACACCGCGCGCTACATCCTGGGCAACCTGCACGGCTTCGACCCGGCGCGCCATGCCCTGCCCGTCGACCAGTTGCTGGAGCTGGACCGCTGGGCGCTGGCCCAGGCCCACCGGGTGCAGCAGGAGGTGGTCGCCGCCTACGCCGACTACGCCTTCCTGCGCATCGCCCAGCGCGTCCACCACTTCTGCGCCATCGATCTGGGCGCCTTCTACCTGGACGTCCTCAAGGACCGGCTCTACACCACCCAGGCCGACTCGCGCGCCCACCGTTCGGCGCAGACCGCCATGTGGCACACCCTCGAAGCCATGACCCGCTGGCTGGCGCCGATCCTGTCCTTCACGGCGGAAGAGATATGGTCCCACCTGCCAGGCCGCGGCGCCGAGGACAGCGTGTTCCTGAGCGGCTACTACGCCCTGCCCGAGGTCGCCGACAGCGACGCCTTGCTGGCTGAGTGGGAGCAGCTCCTGGCGCTGCGCGGCGCCGTCAGCCAAGTGCTGGAGGGCTTGCGCCAGAGCGGCCAGATCGGCTCCGGCCTGGATGCCGAGCTCACCCTTTACGTGGACGATGCCTGGCGGGCGCGCATCGGCGCGCGTGCCGATGAGCTGCGCTTCCTCTTCATCACCTCCGACGTGGCGCTGCGGCCATTGGCGGAGCACGGCGATTTGCCTGAGATCCTGCCCGGCCTGGCGGTGGCCGCCCGCGCCACGAGCAATGCCAAGTGCGTCCGCTGCTGGCATCGCCGCGCCGACGTGGGCAGCCATGCCGAGCACCCG